A genomic segment from Sandaracinaceae bacterium encodes:
- a CDS encoding inner membrane CreD family protein, giving the protein MKRFGSILAIWVGCAFAWMVLGSTLTVRSGEMSSSLLSEVHRLWGPEGVQRAPTAAFTRTGYTEEIQTTTVDGETRQTSTQRVTEERVEVPLVQSHLRAQLELEQRQKGLNWFPTYDITFRGLYRFVNPSEDRQSLQVVIPLMADNVGYDNFTVRRAGGAEIPFDITPDAALVVQELAGGEDLAIEVSYRTRGTSSWTYHMAQGNGRVRDFVLEVDTDFAQVDFPPGSLSPSEHQRSGSGWHGEWRFDSLISSAPVALQLPEELNPGPLASRITFFAPVSLLFFFFVLAVLATVQRKALHPMHYFMIGCAFFAFHLLFAYLVDHVPVTASFALSALVSVLLVVSYARLFVGWRFALREIGVSQVLYLVLFSYSFFWDGFTGLAITLGAIATLFVMMQVTGRLDWAELTGAKPEGDAQPPSWADPTGNAAHGDLPASAAVSGAKPVSF; this is encoded by the coding sequence ATGAAGCGGTTTGGTTCGATCCTGGCGATCTGGGTGGGGTGCGCGTTCGCGTGGATGGTGCTGGGGTCCACGCTGACGGTGCGCTCGGGCGAGATGTCCTCGTCGCTGCTGAGCGAGGTGCACCGACTGTGGGGTCCCGAGGGCGTCCAGCGCGCGCCTACCGCGGCGTTCACGCGGACGGGCTACACGGAGGAGATTCAGACGACCACCGTCGACGGAGAGACCCGCCAGACCTCGACGCAGCGCGTGACCGAGGAGCGCGTGGAGGTCCCGCTGGTGCAGTCCCACCTGCGGGCTCAGCTGGAGCTCGAGCAGCGTCAGAAGGGGCTCAACTGGTTCCCCACCTACGACATCACGTTCCGCGGGCTGTACCGCTTCGTGAACCCCAGCGAAGACCGGCAGAGCTTGCAGGTGGTCATCCCGCTCATGGCCGACAACGTGGGCTACGACAACTTCACCGTGCGGCGCGCGGGCGGGGCCGAGATCCCGTTCGACATCACGCCCGACGCCGCGCTGGTGGTGCAGGAGCTCGCGGGCGGCGAAGACCTGGCGATCGAGGTGTCCTACCGCACGCGGGGGACCAGCTCGTGGACCTACCACATGGCCCAGGGCAACGGGCGCGTACGCGACTTCGTGCTGGAGGTCGACACGGACTTCGCGCAGGTGGACTTCCCGCCGGGCTCCCTCTCGCCCAGCGAGCACCAACGCAGCGGCAGCGGCTGGCACGGGGAGTGGCGCTTCGACTCGCTCATCTCCAGCGCACCCGTCGCGCTGCAGCTGCCCGAGGAGCTGAACCCGGGGCCGCTCGCGTCGCGCATCACGTTCTTCGCGCCCGTGTCGCTGCTGTTCTTCTTCTTCGTGCTGGCCGTGCTCGCAACGGTGCAGCGCAAGGCGCTTCACCCCATGCACTACTTCATGATCGGCTGCGCGTTCTTCGCGTTCCACTTGCTGTTCGCCTACCTGGTGGACCACGTGCCCGTCACGGCGTCGTTCGCGCTGAGCGCGCTCGTCTCGGTGTTGCTCGTGGTGTCCTATGCGCGGCTCTTCGTGGGGTGGCGCTTCGCGCTGCGCGAGATCGGGGTGAGCCAGGTGCTGTACCTGGTGCTGTTCAGCTACAGCTTCTTCTGGGATGGGTTCACCGGACTCGCCATCACGTTGGGCGCCATCGCGACCCTGTTCGTCATGATGCAGGTGACTGGTCGCCTGGACTGGGCCGAGCTCACGGGCGCGAAGCCCGAGGGAGATGCGCAGCCCCCATCGTGGGCGGACCCGACGGGCAACGCAGCGCACGGCGACCTGCCTGCTTCGGCGGCCGTGAGCGGAGCGAAGCCGGTGAGCTTCTAG
- a CDS encoding SRPBCC family protein: protein MPISETTIETFVSPSEFLDVVLDVKQYPRFLPEVKEVEVLSSSDTAMRARFSVAVAFAGLDVKTEYTVDYTIDRDALTVSWTLHASPDLTVNEGAWRLTETDDGETVAHYRAELVTSLPIAPEIQQAFAEAQLPELMQKFQERAESL from the coding sequence ATGCCCATCAGCGAGACCACCATCGAGACCTTCGTCAGCCCCTCCGAGTTCCTGGACGTGGTGCTGGACGTCAAGCAGTACCCGCGCTTTTTGCCCGAGGTGAAGGAGGTCGAGGTGCTCTCCTCGTCCGACACCGCCATGCGAGCGCGCTTTTCCGTCGCCGTGGCCTTCGCCGGGCTGGACGTGAAGACCGAGTACACGGTGGACTACACCATCGACCGCGACGCGCTCACGGTGTCCTGGACGCTTCACGCCTCCCCGGACCTCACCGTGAACGAGGGCGCGTGGCGCCTGACCGAGACGGACGACGGCGAGACCGTCGCGCACTACCGCGCGGAGCTGGTCACCTCGCTGCCGATCGCGCCGGAGATCCAGCAGGCCTTCGCCGAGGCGCAGCTGCCAGAGCTGATGCAGAAGTTCCAGGAGCGGGCCGAGTCGCTGTGA
- a CDS encoding alpha/beta hydrolase, translating to MSTRAVDATVFLCHGAGGDAGSMGALANALRAAGCADARALAYPGREGNEGLPRDTVAALAEAVRDAVRAALGDLDRPHVMLGHSMGGAVAVEYALDPPRGLEALVLVSTGARLRVHPSILAALEAADGAEDTNATQAPGASASFARGLEQSRRAPRPSALADWRAANAFDRMDRIHELTLPTLIVVGENDILTPLKYARFLHEHIPGAQLETLPGAGHSLPTEHPSRVAELTERFLASLPTRTGGPEPTPPRST from the coding sequence GTGAGCACACGCGCCGTCGACGCGACCGTCTTCCTGTGTCACGGCGCGGGTGGTGATGCCGGCTCCATGGGCGCGCTGGCCAACGCGCTCCGGGCAGCGGGGTGCGCCGACGCGCGAGCGCTCGCCTACCCGGGTCGCGAAGGGAACGAGGGCCTGCCACGTGACACGGTCGCGGCGCTGGCCGAGGCGGTGCGCGACGCGGTGCGTGCGGCGCTCGGCGACCTCGACCGGCCGCACGTGATGCTCGGCCACTCCATGGGCGGGGCCGTCGCCGTCGAGTACGCGCTGGACCCGCCTCGAGGGCTCGAGGCCCTCGTGCTGGTGTCCACGGGTGCCCGGCTGCGCGTCCATCCGAGCATCCTCGCCGCGCTCGAGGCGGCGGACGGCGCCGAGGACACGAACGCCACGCAGGCGCCAGGCGCCAGCGCTTCCTTCGCGCGTGGGCTCGAGCAGTCTCGCCGCGCGCCACGCCCGAGCGCCCTGGCCGACTGGCGGGCGGCCAACGCGTTCGACCGCATGGACCGCATCCACGAGCTGACCCTCCCGACGCTGATCGTGGTAGGTGAGAACGACATCCTCACGCCACTGAAGTACGCACGCTTCCTCCACGAGCACATCCCAGGGGCTCAGCTCGAGACCCTGCCCGGTGCAGGCCACAGCCTACCAACCGAGCACCCATCGCGCGTGGCCGAGCTCACCGAGCGCTTCCTCGCGAGTCTGCCCACGCGTACGGGAGGGCCCGAGCCCACGCCCCCGCGGAGCACGTAG
- a CDS encoding alpha/beta hydrolase has translation MLARLQRALLFPAHDRVPQPHAGDDVPGLERWWLPTEEGAVEAFWLPALTGEGRRPAIFFAHGNGELIDDWPLPMQAFRERGFHVLLAEYRGYGRSAGRASEATVRGDFVRLYDRMRAHPTVDPAACVLMGRSLGGGAVCQVFAERDACVLVLMSTFTSVTELAGRLFRLPARFVADRFDSVEVLRRKPARALHVHGRRDELIPFENAEALARITGGPLVADDGGHNDTPLDWPAFVQRVVEYVDASRC, from the coding sequence GTGCTTGCCCGCTTGCAACGCGCCCTGCTCTTCCCGGCGCACGATCGCGTCCCCCAGCCCCACGCCGGCGACGACGTTCCGGGCCTCGAGCGTTGGTGGCTGCCCACGGAAGAGGGAGCCGTCGAAGCCTTCTGGCTCCCCGCGCTCACGGGCGAAGGCCGGCGCCCCGCCATCTTCTTCGCGCATGGCAACGGCGAGCTCATCGACGACTGGCCCCTGCCCATGCAGGCGTTCCGCGAGCGCGGCTTCCACGTGCTGCTCGCCGAGTACCGCGGCTACGGCCGGAGCGCGGGTCGCGCGAGCGAGGCCACCGTACGAGGCGACTTCGTCCGGCTCTACGACCGGATGCGCGCGCACCCCACGGTGGACCCGGCTGCCTGCGTCCTGATGGGCCGCTCGCTCGGAGGTGGCGCCGTGTGTCAGGTGTTCGCCGAGCGAGACGCCTGTGTCCTCGTCTTGATGAGCACCTTCACGAGCGTCACCGAGCTGGCGGGGCGCCTGTTCCGGTTGCCTGCACGCTTCGTGGCAGACCGCTTCGACAGCGTCGAGGTCCTGCGCAGGAAGCCCGCGCGCGCCCTACACGTCCACGGCCGCCGCGACGAGCTGATCCCGTTCGAGAACGCGGAGGCGCTGGCGCGGATCACCGGGGGCCCCCTCGTGGCGGACGATGGCGGGCACAACGACACCCCCCTGGACTGGCCCGCATTCGTTCAACGGGTTGTGGAATACGTGGACGCGTCCAGGTGCTAG
- a CDS encoding TolC family protein yields MSHANSLPSGRAQRPLASRPFVHDNARSVARAIALAATACATVGAAWPAVGAAQELRAEEALSLAASQNPSLEAAARDAAAARYGREAERDAVRPTVTASVGASRNERFSATSQGPALNEDHGGDARVGVSHTTAIGTRVSAEVTSSMSWQTVNLTAGTTTAVTIGPVYRGQLALTATQPLLRGAGRDATRASLERARALERQAGHRYDQAASELARDVLTAYWELWYAQRALAVREEALTLATQQHDEARRRQEELGTLARADVLRFATEQLNVQTALVTATQQRDARALTLARLLALDPGQARALVAVTSPALDPYDNDLATALALTLAHSSEWLAVEAELEAAQEALRGTADADQARLDLTLTTSAAGIWAEDMLDGLALPNGRPAFSVAARLELELPVGGGRAEGAHQQARAQLVAAQARARAQEQAIETELATLFTELAAAQARREQTAAQGVLAEELAAAERERLALGQTTPIALIEAQQQARDALLQQERATLDQVLVVLRLRHRTGELLMSLVAPHAPGDPT; encoded by the coding sequence ATGTCCCACGCCAACAGCCTCCCATCGGGCCGCGCGCAGAGGCCACTCGCGTCGCGGCCGTTCGTCCATGACAACGCTCGTTCCGTCGCCCGAGCCATCGCCTTGGCCGCCACCGCCTGCGCGACCGTGGGCGCGGCGTGGCCCGCCGTGGGTGCAGCCCAAGAGCTGCGAGCCGAGGAGGCGCTCTCGTTGGCGGCGAGCCAGAACCCCTCGCTGGAAGCCGCCGCGCGGGACGCGGCCGCGGCCCGCTACGGACGCGAAGCCGAGCGGGACGCGGTGCGGCCGACGGTGACCGCGAGCGTCGGCGCGAGCCGCAACGAGCGCTTTTCGGCCACAAGCCAAGGACCCGCGCTGAACGAGGACCATGGGGGCGACGCGCGAGTCGGCGTCTCCCACACCACGGCGATCGGCACGCGTGTCAGCGCGGAGGTCACGTCGTCGATGAGCTGGCAGACGGTCAACCTCACGGCCGGCACGACGACCGCGGTGACGATCGGACCCGTGTACCGCGGACAGCTCGCGCTGACGGCGACCCAGCCGCTGCTGCGAGGTGCAGGTCGCGACGCGACGCGGGCGTCCCTGGAGCGTGCGCGGGCCCTCGAGCGCCAGGCGGGTCACCGCTACGACCAAGCCGCCAGCGAGCTCGCCCGCGACGTGCTGACCGCCTACTGGGAGCTGTGGTACGCGCAGCGCGCGCTCGCCGTCCGCGAGGAGGCGCTGACGCTGGCCACGCAGCAACACGACGAAGCCCGCCGCCGTCAAGAAGAGCTGGGCACGCTCGCGCGCGCGGACGTGCTGCGCTTCGCGACCGAGCAGCTCAACGTCCAGACGGCGCTGGTCACCGCCACGCAGCAACGCGACGCGCGCGCGTTGACGCTGGCGCGCCTGCTCGCGCTCGACCCGGGACAGGCGCGCGCGCTGGTCGCGGTGACGAGCCCTGCGCTCGACCCCTACGACAACGACCTCGCCACCGCGCTGGCGCTCACCCTCGCCCACTCGAGCGAGTGGTTGGCCGTCGAAGCCGAACTGGAGGCGGCCCAGGAGGCGCTACGAGGTACGGCCGACGCAGACCAAGCGCGGCTCGACCTCACGCTGACGACGTCGGCGGCCGGTATCTGGGCGGAGGACATGCTGGACGGCCTGGCGCTCCCGAACGGGCGCCCCGCGTTCTCGGTCGCCGCGCGACTGGAGCTGGAGCTGCCGGTCGGCGGTGGACGGGCCGAGGGCGCACACCAGCAGGCGCGGGCCCAGCTCGTCGCGGCCCAGGCTCGGGCTCGCGCGCAGGAGCAGGCCATCGAGACGGAGCTCGCGACGCTCTTCACGGAGCTCGCCGCCGCACAGGCGCGGCGCGAGCAGACCGCCGCGCAGGGGGTGCTCGCCGAGGAGCTGGCCGCGGCCGAACGGGAGCGACTGGCCCTCGGTCAGACGACCCCCATCGCCCTGATCGAGGCTCAACAGCAAGCCCGTGACGCGCTGCTGCAACAAGAGCGCGCGACCCTGGACCAAGTGCTCGTCGTGCTACGACTACGGCACCGCACGGGCGAGCTACTCATGTCCCTCGTCGCCCCGCATGCCCCCGGAGATCCCACGTGA
- a CDS encoding efflux RND transporter periplasmic adaptor subunit, with protein sequence MKRALLILVGVGAIAGAVYYFGFREDPSARGQRETVRVVRGDLVEYAGATGNIRPDVQVEIRSRESGEVVEVLVEEGQVVEAGTPLVRLDPFDTDRAVDGSRAEQRRTIAQLREARAALAVAEAEAQQAAISRDVSARGQSLGLVSAESARSTGHQQDVAGRNVEMRRAQVAAAQAALASSRLSVADAQRRREATTLVAPISGTVLSVTVERGSMVSSAVTNVGGGSAIMTLADLSDLRVIGAIDEAQIGSVAVGQDVEIRVDAYRNRVFSGRVHRVSPLGVNASNVVTFDVEIVVTDREAGQLRSGMSANVEIITNRQEQVLLIPLTAVRSHGDEHTVLRPDGSPHNITIGGTDGSNVVVTGGLDEGDEILADPTEPRPAEGSPPSRGRNPLMGGGGRRR encoded by the coding sequence GTGAAGCGTGCCCTGCTCATCCTCGTCGGCGTCGGAGCCATCGCCGGAGCGGTCTACTACTTCGGCTTCCGTGAGGACCCGAGCGCCCGGGGTCAGCGTGAGACCGTGCGCGTCGTCCGCGGAGACCTCGTGGAGTACGCCGGCGCGACGGGCAACATCCGCCCCGACGTGCAGGTGGAGATCCGCTCGCGCGAGAGCGGCGAGGTCGTCGAGGTGCTGGTCGAGGAGGGCCAGGTGGTGGAGGCAGGGACCCCCTTGGTGCGGCTCGACCCCTTCGACACGGACCGTGCCGTCGACGGATCCCGTGCGGAGCAGCGGCGTACCATCGCCCAGCTGAGGGAAGCGCGCGCCGCGCTGGCGGTCGCCGAGGCCGAGGCGCAGCAAGCGGCGATCTCTCGAGACGTGTCCGCGCGCGGACAGTCGCTCGGGCTGGTCTCGGCCGAGAGCGCGCGCAGCACGGGGCATCAGCAAGACGTCGCCGGGCGCAACGTCGAGATGCGACGCGCGCAGGTGGCCGCCGCCCAAGCGGCGCTCGCTTCGTCGCGGTTGAGCGTGGCTGACGCGCAGCGGCGCCGAGAAGCCACCACGCTCGTGGCGCCCATCAGTGGGACCGTGCTGTCCGTGACGGTCGAGCGCGGCTCGATGGTGTCGTCGGCCGTCACCAACGTGGGCGGCGGCTCCGCCATCATGACGCTCGCCGACCTCTCCGATCTGCGCGTCATCGGCGCCATCGACGAGGCCCAGATCGGCTCGGTCGCCGTCGGGCAGGACGTGGAGATCCGCGTCGACGCCTACCGCAATCGGGTGTTCTCCGGGCGCGTCCACCGTGTGAGCCCGCTCGGAGTGAACGCGTCCAACGTGGTGACATTCGACGTGGAGATCGTCGTCACGGACAGGGAAGCTGGGCAGCTCCGCTCGGGCATGAGCGCGAACGTGGAGATCATCACCAATCGCCAGGAGCAGGTGCTGCTCATCCCCCTGACGGCCGTGCGGAGCCACGGAGACGAGCACACCGTGCTGCGACCGGACGGGAGCCCACACAACATCACCATCGGAGGAACCGACGGGAGCAACGTGGTCGTGACGGGCGGGCTCGACGAAGGTGACGAGATCTTGGCCGACCCAACCGAGCCGCGCCCGGCCGAAGGGAGCCCGCCCTCGCGCGGCCGCAACCCGCTCATGGGCGGAGGCGGCAGGCGGCGATGA
- a CDS encoding ABC transporter ATP-binding protein produces MSAAPVVVESLSKVYHPERPELRVVAVDAISFTIERGESVAILGPSGCGKSSLLNMLGCLDQPSSGVYRLEGRDVSTMKSDELAAVRNRHIGFVFQSFNLLPRMTAAENVELPLLYAGVGDTKRRALHALERVSLAERAHHVPAELSGGQKQRVAIARALVTDPSILLCDEPTGALDTRTGSEVLELLGALNADGATIIMVTHDLGVAATLKRALAMRDGQIEADGPAAAVVDDIRRAELAHTEPKGGN; encoded by the coding sequence ATGAGTGCTGCGCCCGTCGTGGTCGAGTCGTTGAGCAAGGTCTACCACCCCGAGCGCCCCGAGCTGCGCGTCGTGGCCGTGGACGCGATCTCGTTCACCATCGAGCGCGGGGAGTCGGTGGCCATCCTCGGCCCCTCGGGCTGCGGCAAGAGTTCGCTGCTGAACATGCTCGGGTGCCTCGACCAGCCATCCTCGGGCGTGTACCGCCTCGAGGGCCGCGACGTGTCCACGATGAAGAGCGACGAGCTCGCCGCGGTCCGCAACCGGCACATCGGCTTCGTGTTCCAGAGCTTCAACCTCCTGCCGCGCATGACGGCCGCCGAGAACGTCGAGCTCCCGCTGCTCTATGCGGGGGTCGGCGACACGAAGCGTCGCGCGCTGCACGCCCTCGAACGTGTGTCGCTCGCCGAACGCGCCCATCACGTCCCCGCAGAGCTGTCGGGCGGACAGAAGCAACGCGTGGCCATCGCGCGAGCGCTCGTCACGGACCCATCGATCCTGCTGTGTGACGAGCCCACTGGCGCGCTGGACACGCGTACGGGCAGCGAGGTGCTCGAGCTGCTGGGGGCCCTCAACGCGGACGGCGCGACGATCATCATGGTCACCCACGACCTCGGCGTGGCGGCGACGCTCAAGCGCGCCCTCGCCATGCGCGACGGGCAGATCGAAGCCGACGGGCCCGCCGCCGCCGTGGTGGACGACATCCGTCGCGCCGAGCTCGCGCACACCGAGCCGAAGGGAGGGAACTGA
- a CDS encoding ABC transporter permease has protein sequence MLVRETVRTALRSLLSNRMRTALTGLGMVIGVAAVVAVLAIGEGAQANVANQIRALGANLLYLRPSYRTNGPVRSGTVDTLTLRDAEALARLPGVTGVSPEAAGSAQVKYLSENMSATIYGVTPAYFRVRGLAVDSGLSLSADDVDLRRRVVVLGANVADALFQGRSPLGQRVQLRGITFRVLGVLTRKGDTGFSSPDDQVFVPLSTHQSSLFGQTSLSGINVQIANEDDAPRLVERITQVLRARHRLSDDMDDDFTVRSQAEMLATLDEVTTVFKGLLGSVAAVSLLVGGIGIMNIMLVSVRERTREIGVRMAVGARRRDILLQFLVESVVVSIAGGLVGVLLGVLMALGIARVGEWPPIIPVYGIVLALGVSVTIGLVFGVGPARRAARLDPVAALRTE, from the coding sequence ATGCTCGTACGCGAGACGGTTCGGACGGCGCTGCGCTCGTTGCTGAGCAATCGCATGCGCACCGCGCTCACGGGCCTCGGGATGGTGATCGGCGTCGCGGCCGTCGTGGCGGTGCTCGCCATCGGGGAGGGGGCGCAGGCGAACGTGGCGAACCAGATCCGCGCCTTGGGCGCGAACCTGCTCTACCTGCGCCCGAGCTATCGCACCAACGGTCCGGTCCGCAGCGGCACCGTCGACACGCTCACGCTGCGCGACGCCGAAGCGCTCGCGCGCCTCCCGGGCGTCACGGGGGTCTCGCCCGAAGCGGCGGGCAGCGCGCAGGTGAAGTACCTGAGCGAGAACATGTCGGCCACCATCTACGGTGTCACGCCCGCGTACTTCCGCGTGCGCGGGCTGGCCGTGGACAGCGGCCTCTCGTTGTCGGCCGACGACGTCGATCTGCGCCGACGGGTGGTGGTGCTGGGCGCCAACGTCGCGGACGCGCTCTTCCAAGGTCGCTCGCCGCTTGGACAGCGTGTGCAGCTGCGCGGCATCACGTTCCGCGTCTTGGGCGTGCTCACGCGCAAGGGCGACACCGGGTTCAGCTCGCCGGACGACCAGGTGTTCGTGCCGCTCAGCACCCACCAGAGCTCGCTCTTCGGACAGACGTCGCTCAGCGGCATCAACGTCCAGATCGCGAACGAGGACGACGCGCCGCGTCTCGTCGAGCGCATCACCCAGGTCCTACGCGCCCGTCACCGCCTCAGCGACGACATGGACGACGACTTCACGGTCCGCTCACAGGCCGAGATGTTGGCGACGCTCGACGAGGTGACCACGGTGTTCAAGGGGTTGCTCGGCAGCGTCGCGGCCGTGTCGCTGCTGGTCGGGGGCATCGGCATCATGAACATCATGCTCGTGTCCGTGCGCGAGCGGACGCGGGAGATCGGCGTGCGCATGGCCGTGGGCGCACGCCGCCGCGACATCCTGCTGCAGTTCCTCGTCGAGTCGGTGGTGGTCTCGATCGCAGGCGGATTGGTCGGCGTGCTGCTCGGCGTGTTGATGGCCCTCGGAATTGCCCGGGTGGGTGAGTGGCCGCCGATCATCCCCGTCTATGGCATCGTGCTCGCGCTCGGCGTGTCCGTCACGATCGGGCTGGTGTTCGGAGTGGGCCCGGCGCGTCGCGCCGCTCGCCTGGACCCGGTCGCCGCGCTGCGGACCGAGTAG
- a CDS encoding NAD(P)/FAD-dependent oxidoreductase: protein MDSQHVDVLIVGAGLSGIGAAHELQERCPSKSLLLLEARDVIGGTWDLFRYPGVRSDSDMYTLGYRFRPWTGAKSLADGPSILQYIRDTAAEAGIDKKIRFHHKVVRAEWSSDEGRWTVDAERTDTGEAVRFTAGFVYNCSGYYRYEAGYTPDFPGIDRFAGQVIHPQHWPESLDYSGKRVLVIGSGATAVTLVPSMADDAAHVTMLQRSPTYVVTVPGQDPIATTIRRYLPEEVAYRVTRWKNVLLSAYIFQYSQRRPQQMRAFIRKMLKRQLPADFDVDTHFNPRYNPWDQRLCAVPDGDLFKSISAGKVSVVTDTIETFTEHGVRLSSGRELTADIVVTATGFTLQMMGGAQLVVDGEPVRLSERMTYKGMMLSDVPNSAFTIGYTNSSWTLKADLVAEYVCRVLNHMDEHGYDVCVAHNDDPSVKQAPLLDFGAGYVQRSVEELPTQGSRWPWKLGMNYLVDAVTLRHGSVDDGVMTFSRTPTTTRSAARRPGPGERRDAPGPLRTPARS from the coding sequence ATGGATAGCCAACACGTAGACGTGCTGATCGTAGGGGCTGGGCTCTCGGGCATCGGAGCCGCCCACGAGCTCCAAGAGCGCTGTCCCAGCAAGTCGCTGTTGCTGCTGGAGGCGCGCGACGTGATCGGCGGCACGTGGGACCTGTTCCGCTATCCCGGGGTGCGCTCCGACTCCGACATGTACACGCTGGGCTACCGCTTCCGACCGTGGACCGGCGCCAAGTCGCTCGCCGACGGGCCGTCCATCCTGCAGTACATCCGCGATACGGCGGCCGAGGCGGGCATCGACAAGAAGATCCGCTTCCACCACAAGGTGGTGCGCGCCGAGTGGTCCTCGGACGAGGGGCGCTGGACGGTGGACGCGGAGCGCACCGACACGGGCGAGGCCGTGCGCTTCACCGCGGGCTTCGTCTACAACTGCAGCGGCTACTACCGTTACGAGGCGGGCTACACACCGGACTTTCCCGGGATCGACCGCTTCGCGGGCCAGGTCATCCACCCACAGCACTGGCCCGAGTCGCTCGACTACTCCGGCAAGCGCGTGCTGGTCATCGGCAGCGGCGCGACGGCGGTCACGCTGGTGCCCTCGATGGCCGACGACGCCGCGCACGTCACCATGTTGCAGCGCTCGCCCACGTACGTGGTGACCGTCCCCGGTCAGGACCCCATCGCGACCACCATCCGGCGGTACCTCCCCGAGGAGGTGGCCTACCGCGTCACGCGCTGGAAGAACGTCCTGCTGAGCGCCTACATCTTCCAGTACAGCCAGCGTCGCCCGCAGCAGATGCGCGCTTTCATCCGCAAGATGCTCAAGCGCCAGCTGCCCGCGGACTTCGACGTCGATACGCACTTCAACCCCCGCTACAACCCGTGGGATCAGCGCCTGTGCGCCGTGCCCGACGGCGACCTGTTCAAGTCCATCAGCGCCGGCAAGGTGTCGGTGGTGACGGACACCATCGAGACGTTCACGGAGCACGGAGTGCGGCTGAGCTCGGGCCGCGAGCTCACGGCGGACATCGTCGTCACGGCCACGGGCTTCACGCTGCAGATGATGGGCGGGGCCCAGCTGGTGGTGGACGGCGAGCCCGTGCGGCTGTCCGAGCGGATGACCTACAAGGGCATGATGCTGAGCGACGTGCCGAACTCGGCGTTCACCATCGGCTACACCAACTCGTCCTGGACGCTGAAGGCGGACCTGGTCGCCGAGTATGTGTGTCGCGTGCTCAACCACATGGACGAGCACGGCTACGACGTGTGCGTGGCGCACAACGACGACCCGAGCGTGAAGCAGGCGCCCCTCTTGGACTTCGGCGCGGGCTACGTGCAGCGCTCGGTGGAGGAGCTCCCGACGCAGGGCTCGCGCTGGCCGTGGAAGTTGGGGATGAACTACCTGGTGGACGCGGTCACGCTGCGCCACGGCTCGGTGGACGACGGCGTGATGACCTTCTCGCGCACGCCGACCACTACTCGGTCCGCAGCGCGGCGACCGGGTCCAGGCGAGCGGCGCGACGCGCCGGGCCCACTCCGAACACCAGCCCGATCGTGA
- a CDS encoding MarR family transcriptional regulator has product MTAHKRASTGQLLVRAARLVNERGVARAGDVFGLPIRAAHLSLFPHLDLDGTRQTELARRMRVSKQAVHQLVAELEQFGVVERVPDPRDGRATLVCFTDRGARALFDGLAVLGELEVGMREALGESRMAALHDALLALNDWLDTTETSG; this is encoded by the coding sequence CTGACCGCACACAAGCGCGCGAGCACGGGGCAGCTGTTGGTCCGCGCGGCGCGCCTGGTGAACGAGCGGGGCGTGGCCCGGGCTGGCGACGTCTTCGGCCTGCCCATCCGCGCGGCGCACCTGAGCTTGTTCCCGCACCTGGACCTCGACGGCACGCGGCAGACCGAGCTGGCGCGCCGTATGCGGGTCAGCAAGCAGGCCGTCCACCAGCTGGTCGCGGAGCTCGAGCAGTTCGGGGTGGTGGAGCGCGTCCCCGACCCGCGCGATGGGCGGGCCACCCTGGTGTGCTTCACGGACCGTGGTGCGCGGGCCCTGTTCGATGGCCTGGCCGTGCTGGGCGAGCTCGAGGTGGGCATGCGAGAGGCGCTCGGAGAGTCACGCATGGCTGCGCTGCACGACGCGCTGCTCGCGCTCAACGACTGGCTCGATACGACGGAGACCAGCGGCTGA